One Dermacentor andersoni chromosome 6, qqDerAnde1_hic_scaffold, whole genome shotgun sequence genomic window carries:
- the LOC129382563 gene encoding arylamine N-acetyltransferase-like, producing MAMLISCGGAAVDSRDHGESPDAEASKRTPKESLDYGDFVLAALTSSQTEHYLDFLNLPTPSKPDLQSLDALIAAHLERIPFQSIDTFLSHLESMEASAVFSKVVVEGRGGNCFELNSLFARLLLSLGYKVQVRCARIRWAVPEDHPQTPVDHMVLCVSEGDKGAPGQEKLFLVDVGFGGPCPRRAVPLEGDATPYRLRTQDDDWAKPIEVSILNQAGQSSCWLPMYQVFAYSHEWPDFIDKSWYFATYPGVVFRDVLAVSRYEGECWLTLRNRHFTRRRCTSSGIGIVTERRLITSMPDLLSLMDGEFKVKFDPDVYDKLRVHLQLL from the coding sequence ATGGCGATGCTGATATCGTGTGGTGGTGCTGCCGTTGACAGCCGGGACCATGGGGAATCTCCTGATGCCGAGGCGAGCAAGCGCACACCAAAAGAATCGCTGGACTACGGTGATTTCGTTCTGGCAGCCCTAACTTCCTCTCAGACCGAGCACTACTTAGATTTCCTGAACCTACCAACTCCGTCAAAACCAGACCTGCAGAGTCTTGACGCCCTCATAGCAGCGCATCTCGAGCGAATACCATTCCAAAGCATCGACACGTTCTTGAGCCACTTGGAGTCTATGGAAGCCAGTGCTGTCTTTTCTAAGGTCGTCGTGGAAGGTCGCGGTGGAAACTGCTTCGAATTGAACTCTCTCTTTGCGAGACTGTTGCTATCGCTTGGCTATAAAGTTCAGGTTCGCTGCGCCAGGATTCGCTGGGCGGTTCCAGAGGATCATCCGCAGACGCCGGTCGATCACATGGTACTCTGCGTCAGCGAAGGTGACAAAGGAGCGCCAGGTCAAGAAAAGCTGTTCTTGGTCGACGTAGGCTTCGGGGGACCTTGTCCTCGGCGCGCTGTTCCGCTCGAAGGTGACGCGACGCCTTATCGCCTTCGCACGCAAGATGACGACTGGGCTAAGCCAATCGAAGTGTCGATCCTCAATCAAGCTGGGCAAAGTTCCTGCTGGCTTCCCATGTATCAAGTTTTTGCTTACTCGCATGAGTGGCCAGACTTCATCGATAAATCGTGGTACTTTGCCACATATCCAGGCGTCGTCTTCCGCGATGTTTTAGCAGTCAGCCGTTACGAAGGGGAATGCTGGCTGACGCTGCGTAACCGGCACTTCACTCGCCGACGCTGCACGTCCAGTGGGATAGGAATAGTGACTGAGCGTCGTCTCATCACTAGTATGCCAGATTTACTCTCTCTGATGGATGGTGAATTTAAAGTCAAGTTCGACCCAGACGTGTACGACAAACTGCGCGTGCACCTGCAGCTTCTTTAA